TACACTGCCGAGATCGTCGTGGGCGAGGGCAACGTACAGGTGAGGGGGCCTCATCTCACAACCCACGGCACCTCTCCTGGGCCTCGTGCCTCAGCTCCCGGTGTCTTCTCgtgcctctccctgtccctcagtGCCTCACGTCCCGTTTCTCCGTCCCTCttcccctggctctctctcaTCTCACCCCACAGACTctgctcccagctgccagcctcCTGCAGCTGAATGGCGTCCGTGACGCCTGCTGCAAGTTCCTGCTGAGTCAGCTCGACCCCTCCAACTGCCTGGGCATCCGGGGCTTTGCTGACACACATTCCTGCGGTGACCTGCTCAAGGCAGCACACAGGTACGTGCTGCAGCACTTCGTGGATGTGGCCAAGACTGAGGAGTTCATGCTGTTGCCACTAAAGCAGGTAACGTGCCAGCCGGCATACAGCCTCGACCCTGACCCAGTCCCTAGACCCTGGACCCCAGACCCCGTCCTTAGACCCCTGGCTCCCTTCATCTTGGCCCTTAAGACCTGGccctttgcccccctccccccgcccccaacccttGTTCCCAACCTCTGACCCACGCTCCAGGCTCACGACCCATCCCCTGACCAAGCCCCACAACCTCATCCCCATTTTCTGACCCACCTAAGCGTTCAACCTTTGACTTCTGATCCCATCCTGCCCTGACCACATCCCTGACTACAACCTCTAGTCCCTGGTTCCACATCCCCAGGACTGCTCTGGGCCTAGGTCCCCAGGAACCAAATCTGTGGCTCCTGACCTTGCTTGGCTCCTTCTCATAGGAACTCTGGGCTCCCTATCAGACTCTCCCTCCCAGGCACCTTCAGGGCTCCATGGGCCCCCAAGACCCTCCCCAGATCTCAGGTCTGAGGGTCCCCACCTCCAGGTGCTGGAACTGGTCTCCAGCGACAGCCTGAACGTGCCTTCGGAGGAGGACGTCTACCGTGCCGTCCTGAGCTGGGTCAAGCATGACGTGGACTCTCGGAGACAGCATGTCCCAAGGGTGAGGCCAGAGCCTGGGGGGGCCCAGTGTACCCGGGAGGGGCTGCACAGTGGCTGAGGGCCTGGGTGCACCTGGGCTCTGCCGTGTCCAGAGACCCTTCACAGGAGTGATGCAGGCACGTGTTTCAGGAAGGGTCCAGGGTGTCTGAGAGTGAGTCTCTTCACTGGGGCCTGCCCCCTGACCATGGCACCCCTGCACCCCCCAGCTGATGAAGTGTGTGCGCCTGCCCCTGCTGAGCCGGGACTTCCTGCTGGGCCATGTGGATGCCGAGAGCCTGGTGAGGCACCACCCTGACTGCAAGGACCTGCTCATTGAGGCCCTCAAGTTCCACCTGCTGCCTGAGCAGAGGGGCGTTCTGGGCACCAGCCGTACGCGGCCCCGGCGCTGTGAGGGCGCTGGCCCTGTGCTCTTTGCTGTGGGTATGTTCACCTATCGTGTCCCCTGGTTTCCAGGCCCCCACAtcacctccttctcccctcccatccctgaCCTATGCCTTCTATCTGTAAGCCAGCGCAAGCCTACCCCACGTTATATTGGTCACATCCTGCACCCACCCCACACCGGCTCCTCTTGTCAGCCTGCGGAGGACCCCGAGTGGTGTGACCCGCTCAccaatccccacccccacccacccttcgAGCCCCCATACTCTTGACCTTGACCTATGCTAGAGACCCCCAGCCCATTGCCTCCCTGGGGCCCCTTGTCCTGCCCTGTCACCTCCCCATCCCTAGGTGGAGGGAGCCTGTTCGCCATCCACGGGGACTGTGAAGCATACGACACACGCACTGACCGCTGGCACGTGGTGGCCTCCATGTCCACGCGCCGGGCCCGGGTGGGCGTGGCAGCAGTTGGGAACCGGCTGTATGCCGTGGGTGGGTAAGTGCGGAGGCTGGTCTGGGGTCAGGGGCTCAGCATATACCCGCTGGGCCAATCCTGACCGGCAACGGACCCCTCCCCTAGTTACGATGGGACTTCAGACCTGGCCACCGTAGAGTCGTACGACCCCGTGACCAACACCTGGCAGCCTGAGGTGTCCATGGGCACAAGGCGCAGCTGCCTGGGTGTGGCCGCCCTGCATGGGCTCCTGTATGCAGCTGGTGGCTACGATGGGGCCTCCTGCCTCAACAGGTAGTGGCCGGGGTCAGGGCCGGGTGGCCTCTTGGGGTTGGTTTGGCTGTAGGTGTGGCTGCATCAGGATTGCAGAAGTCATGCCTGAGGGGAGCAAAGGGGGATCCCACCTGACTCGAGTCACCCGGTGCCCTGGGCTTCTCCATCTGCACCAGCCCAGctgccctttcttttcctctcaagtTCTTCCCAGCAGCCCGGGGGCTGGGCCCATGTGGACACTTGCCCAGGGTCTTTCAGGCAGCCAGCCAGTGGCTCATGCCCACCCAGAAGGCCTGTTTCTTGCTGCAGTGGGATTCTGGGGTCAGTCTCTGTGACTGCCCAGCATGGGACTGTAGTCATTCCGTAGGGGAGGGCAGGTCCTGGAACCAGGGCAGCCTTTCTGCCACTGCTCAAGGTCAGTAGCAGACCTGGTGTCCACAGTGCTGAGCGCTATGACCCTCTGACGGGAACATGGACGTCCATCGCTGCCATGAGCACCCGGAGGCGATACGTGCGTGTGGCCATGCTTGGTGGgtgacagagcctgctttgtgtagtgcccacacccccacccctacctgcCCCCACCCTGAGGACCCCACATGTAGCAAGCACGCCATGGGTATGTTGACTCTCTGCAGATGGGAACTTGTACGCGGTGGGTGGTTACGACAGCTCATCGCACCTGGCAACTGTGGAGAAGTATGAGCCCCAGGTACGAACCCTCACATTGATCTCCCTTTCTAAGAGCTATTTGAGGTCATCACTCTGGTCACCCACGTCACCCAGAGGGTCAACCCTCTGCATCCCATCCCTTTCGCACAGATACCCTGCCCCGGAGTAGGGGTCTGCGCTGTGGAGAAGGGAGGCTTGTGGTGGGTCTGCCCCCAGCCACTTTCCTCAACCACAGGTAAACGCGTGGACCCCCGTGGCTTCCATGTTGAGCCGACGAAGCTCAGCAGGGGTGGCCGTGCTGGAGGGGGCTCTCTACGTGGCCGGCGGCAATGATGGCACCAGCTGCCTCAACTCTGTGGAGAGATACAGCCCTAAGGCGGGTGCCTGGGAGAGTGTAGCACCCATGAACATCCGAAGGTGC
This Lynx canadensis isolate LIC74 chromosome C1, mLynCan4.pri.v2, whole genome shotgun sequence DNA region includes the following protein-coding sequences:
- the KLHL17 gene encoding kelch-like protein 17 isoform X2, which codes for MQPRSERPAGRTQSPEHGSPGPGPEAPPPPPPPQPPAPEAERARPRQARPTAPMEGAMQLLSREGHTVSHNSKRHYHDAFVAMSRMRQRGLLCDIVLHVAAKEIRAHKVVLASCSPYFHAMFTNEMSESRQTHVTLHDIDPQALDQLVQFAYTAEIVVGEGNVQTLLPAASLLQLNGVRDACCKFLLSQLDPSNCLGIRGFADTHSCGDLLKAAHRYVLQHFVDVAKTEEFMLLPLKQVLELVSSDSLNVPSEEDVYRAVLSWVKHDVDSRRQHVPRLMKCVRLPLLSRDFLLGHVDAESLVRHHPDCKDLLIEALKFHLLPEQRGVLGTSRTRPRRCEGAGPVLFAVGGGSLFAIHGDCEAYDTRTDRWHVVASMSTRRARVGVAAVGNRLYAVGGYDGTSDLATVESYDPVTNTWQPEVSMGTRRSCLGVAALHGLLYAAGGYDGASCLNSAERYDPLTGTWTSIAAMSTRRRYVRVAMLDGNLYAVGGYDSSSHLATVEKYEPQVNAWTPVASMLSRRSSAGVAVLEGALYVAGGNDGTSCLNSVERYSPKAGAWESVAPMNIRRSTHDLVAMDGWLYAVGGNDGSSSLNSIEKYNPRTNKWVAASCMFTRRSSVGAAVLELLNFPPPSSPTLSVSSTSL
- the KLHL17 gene encoding kelch-like protein 17 isoform X1, with translation MEGAMQLLSREGHTVSHNSKRHYHDAFVAMSRMRQRGLLCDIVLHVAAKEIRAHKVVLASCSPYFHAMFTNEMSESRQTHVTLHDIDPQALDQLVQFAYTAEIVVGEGNVQTLLPAASLLQLNGVRDACCKFLLSQLDPSNCLGIRGFADTHSCGDLLKAAHRYVLQHFVDVAKTEEFMLLPLKQVLELVSSDSLNVPSEEDVYRAVLSWVKHDVDSRRQHVPRLMKCVRLPLLSRDFLLGHVDAESLVRHHPDCKDLLIEALKFHLLPEQRGVLGTSRTRPRRCEGAGPVLFAVGGGSLFAIHGDCEAYDTRTDRWHVVASMSTRRARVGVAAVGNRLYAVGGYDGTSDLATVESYDPVTNTWQPEVSMGTRRSCLGVAALHGLLYAAGGYDGASCLNSAERYDPLTGTWTSIAAMSTRRRYVRVAMLDGNLYAVGGYDSSSHLATVEKYEPQVNAWTPVASMLSRRSSAGVAVLEGALYVAGGNDGTSCLNSVERYSPKAGAWESVAPMNIRRSTHDLVAMDGWLYAVGGNDGSSSLNSIEKYNPRTNKWVAASCMFTRRSSVGAAVLELLNFPPPSSPTLSVSSTSL